A window of Echeneis naucrates chromosome 13, fEcheNa1.1, whole genome shotgun sequence contains these coding sequences:
- the numa1 gene encoding nuclear mitotic apparatus protein 1 isoform X2, with protein sequence MAVNLGVKALLGWVNSIKLSDREITVPDLQDGSILLKVVYKLKKEPNPSSSHSTEDRFKVIADFVESECRFSASNGTSLSWDNIRDGLNLTVEIAKVLLLLVYHDMMNDRCTLNTLESDVEREIANLTGSFVMESEGCVYLSCGLEAYLARRHLPVAREIFESSATTSTSNVSTVSSLSDEDSPVFHRTQKIAFLDMHTVASSSVSKSPLQDIMSTPKFQLRKIQRQMIKERDYRDGLERELASKIALIAQNELHINQLQYRLDKMKEDQGDQEQVASKQITELETKNNMLQTCLDEMIKQNKDLKSTSSVLERKVDELVEENGDISSQMRAVCSQLTTFEAEVGRLTESQASAEEEWTNKTSHLQSELNEATAQKELLTEQIQILQGKISFLEDEISRVTKEEVGENMGPVMEQLLETEISSLKNDLESTVCRLKKAEVDIEAKTHQLAEYHQEITQQKELLMQQKSQAEEIIQAKDETLEKLQRDITEQRAVLQQEIQDLKLQLQQVEQQKTEQMTRLQQYIAAYEQEIEKLKLIKKEKEDLLQKAEEKVKDLERKLAAASSLLADKDQQINSLKEKADFLINEAKKVQDEIQEKKEIISNLLMEKSNDQEKLQNEIQILTAQVEDLNLTLKQAEQEIHLKQDLLAKAQEETMQQREMLQQQVVAHEEKVQHLKADIQLKNEQLVLLKNDSCQQAEMLKQEIKFMKGQVESLEDSLGKAEEQVQTQLVLLNKQEEESAHQKKLLQQQLSASEDRITSTREEIQAKEEQMIVLKKQSSDQSEQLQQEICDLKKQVECLSSSLRSSEENLLSKESLFAKEQLQNRDQMEALLAQLAVSEDEVKRLNVEIHAKEEQLVQLKTETSADSEILRQEIDGLNEQIQKISKSLDSAKNQVHAKEDLMSKQEQESALEIEALRKHSAVLEGEANRLRGEIQTKEAEVAMLHVENCKESEVLQNQIDTLKAQVASLSESLKTSTEQVQAKEDLLIQKELEISQEKDIFQNKLTKSEEEMRGLKDLIQEKEEQLVTLRKESSIQTEGLQQEITCLKNQQDNMVDSLTKAEEKVQTQQVLLNKQEEESAHQKKLLQQQLSASEDRITSMREEIQAKEEQMIVLKKQSSDQSEQLQQEICDLKKQVECLSSSLRSSEENLLSKESLFAKEQLQNRDQMEALLAQLAVSEDEVKRLNVEIHAKEEQLVQLKTETYADSEILRQEVDGLNEQIQKISKSLESAKNQVHAKEDLMSKQEQESALEIEALRKHSAVLEGEANRLRGEIQTKEAEVAMLHVENCKESEVLQNQIDTLKAQVASLSESLKTSTEQVQAKEDLLIQKELEISQEKDTFQNKLTKSEEEMRGLKDLIQEKEEQLVTLRKESSIQTEGLQQEITCLKNQLDNMVDSLTKAEEKVQTQQVLLNKQEEESAHQKKLLQQQLSASEDRITSMREEIQAKEEQMILLRTNSSEQSDLLNKELQILKEHIKILGSSLQTAEEDVESKQQELAKCEEELKKLKETQRDKENLLLKAEETLQSIQTELSVVKTLMADKDRNLNTLREECAIQADLVQKAKEEAASNEKTVADVKEESSRQTTVFQQEIQDLKEEVNNISLKLLAKEQMLLKAQQESAQQTDLLQQQLTSVNAELNQHRQMHAVDLKLKQDVKELQAATLRENEALVEEKEVLLMRIHQAEKDQKSLEKQLESTILEKERLAQVKQAMEQENMASRKLESVLQQELVLLREDNEKLLRETEKVEEMKRLKRDMQEQLSAKSEVAEHYKAEMDKAVKHYNGKKQLLQESQLEIAELKHSLDVKESTLKAIAIENKVLQRDLEKAQTNERKLLKTVSSLKAQLEIHTNEGKDTDFCYLDVPKRRSSIQMRVTRTTSSDSLDQSSLEDSLNNTRKLSAPDESSTPLIRSSERLAAKRRGLHAESLETLYFTPINARQVNRMGMENKMELDSAQKNPSSSVKRRRTTQKTPGCSEGDETFYSLASARSHPNLSSANSARPVSVELFDTAARMTGAASDQLSGLPGYRRSTIHSQATSTFCVGAENEPEGAPDDWMRIAELQSRNKACLPHLKSSYPVESETGRGSAFFFTDEELRTGDPSDTIRRASTMPSQLQESLASHRHSVMMGQCGVNTRSHRLSLIPGQQQTKAVGCSQLKSPTGTKRSSSTLSVHQTSPEKKVKASCFPRPLTPKNRNVTNGPQLHPALSPAERRQSMMFCIENTPKSNNYLKKGLNKLRSSTRKSPGKSAKKSPATTKYQENKPSGNSQTRVARGSRVGSFKSSQVATKGQRSPQTSRTGKSPGLTASARKVMRKMKV encoded by the exons ATGGCGGTTAACTTGGGTGTTAAAGCGCTTCTCGGTTGG GTCAACAGCATAAAACTGTCCGACCGAGAAATCACCGTCCCCGACTTACAAGATGGGAGCATTTTATTGAAAGTTGTTTATAAGCT AAAAAAGGAACCCAACCCCAGTTCCAGTCATTCCACTGAGGACCGATTTAAGGTCATTGCAGACTTTGTGGAAA GTGAGTGCAGGTTTAGTGCCTCCAATGGCACTTCATTATCTTGGGACAACATAAGAGACGGTTTAAACCTAACGGTAGAAATTGCAAAG GTACTTTTGCTGCTCGTATACCATGACATGATGAATGACAGATGCACTCTGAACACATTGGAAAGTGACGTTGAG cgCGAGATAGCAAACCTAACTGGTTCTTTTGTGATGGAGAGTGAGGGCTGTGTTTATCTGAGCTGTGGGCTAGAAGCCTATTTGGCAAGAAGGC ATTTACCTGTCGCCCGTGAAATATTTGAGAGCTCAGCAACCACCTCAACCTCCAATGTGTCGACAGTCTCCTCACTCTCAGATGAGGACTCCCCCGTCTTCCATCGCACACAGAAAATTGCATTTCTGGACATGCACACTGTTGCTTCTTCCTCAGTCAG CAAGTCTCCTCTACAGGATATTATGAGCACCCCAAAATTTCAACTGAGGAAGATTCAACGACAGATGATCAAGGAGAGAGACTACAGAGATGGGTTGGAGAGGGAGCTGGCCAGCAAGATTGCACTCATTGCACAAAATG AGTTACATATTAACCAGTTGCAGTATCGCCTGGATAAGATGAAAGAAGATCAAGGGGATCAAGAGCAGGTTGCCAGTAAGCAAATCACTGAGCTTGAAACCAAGAACAACAT gctaCAAACATGTCTTGATGAGAtgataaagcaaaataaagatCTCAAGAGTACCTCATCAGTTCTGGAGAGAAAAGTGGATGAGCTTGTGGAAGAAAATGGTGACATTTCCTCCCAG ATGAGAGCAGTATGCTCACAGCTGACCACCTTTGAGGCTGAAGTTGGTAGGCTGACAGAATCCCAAGCatcagctgaggaggagtggaCAAACAAAACGAGCCACCTGCAGTCTGAGCTCAATGAAGCTACTGCTCAAAAG GAGCTCTTGACTGAACAAATTCAGATTCTCcaaggaaaaatttcctttttggAGGATGAAATAAGTAGGGTCACAAAAGAAGAAGTAGGAGAGAATATGGGGCCTGTAATGGAG CAACTGTTGGAGACTGAGATCAGCAGTTTGAAGAATGACCTGGAGAGCACAGTTTGCCGTCTTAAAAAAGCAGAAGTGGATATTGAAGCCAAAACACATCAGCTTGCAGAGTACCATCAAGAGATTACACAACAGAAAGAGCTCCTGATGCAACAGAAATCCCAAGCTGAAGAAATTATTCAAGCAAAGGATGAAACTTTGGAGAAGCTGCAGAGGGACATCACTGAGCAGAGAGCTGTACTTCAACAGGAGATCCAGGATCTCAAGCTTCAACTTCAGCAGGTtgagcaacagaaaacagagcagatgacCAGACTACAACAGTATATTGCTGCTTATGAACAAGaaattgaaaaactgaaactaattaagaaagagaaggaagacCTTCTCCAAAAGGCTGAAGAAAAGGTTAAGGATCTTGAGAGAAAGTTGGCTGCTGCCAGTTCTCTCTTGGCAGATAAAGACCAACAGATTAACAGTCTCAAAGAGAAAGCTGATTTTCTTATAAATGAAGCCAAAAAAGTCCAAGAtgaaattcaggaaaaaaaggaaattatttctAACTTACTTATGGAGAAGTCAAATGATCAAGAAAAGCTTCAGAATGAAATCCAGATCTTAACAGCCCAAGTTGAAGACCTTAACTTGACTCTCAAACAGGCTGAGCAGGAAATTCACCTTAAACAAGACTTATTGGCGAAAGCTCAAGAAGAAACTATGCAGCAAAGGGAGATGCTCCAACAGCAGGTTGTAGCCCATGAAGAGAAAGTTCAGCATCTAAAAGCAGATATACAGTTAAAAAATGAGCAACTTGTTTTGCTGAAGAACGACAGCTGTCAACAggctgaaatgctgaaacaaGAGATCAAATTTATGAAAGGCCAAGTGGAAAGTCTGGAAGACTCTCTCGGAAAGGCTGAGGAACAAGTTCAGACTCAGCTTGTTCTGCTGAacaagcaggaagaggagagtgCCCATCAGAAAAAGCTTCTGCAGCAACAACTATCTGCGTCTGAAGACAGAATAACAAGCACGAGAGAAGAAATCCAAGCTAAAGAGGAACAGATGATTGtgttgaaaaaacaaagttCAGACCAGTCAGAACAACTACAGCAAGAAATCTGTGATTTAAAGAAACAAGTGGAGTGTCTTAGTTCCTCCTTGAGGTCTTCTGAAGAGAATTTGCTATCAAAAGAAAGCCTCTTTGCTAAGGAGCAATTGCAGAACCGTGACCAAATGGAGGCACTACTTGCTCAGCTAGCTGTGTCTGAAGATGAGGTTAAGAGGCTAAATGTAGAGATTCATGCCAAGGAGGAACAGTTGGTTCAGCTGAAGACTGAGACTTCTGCAGACTCTGAAATCTTAAGGCAGGAAATTGATGGTCTGAAtgagcaaatacaaaaaattagCAAGTCTCTTGACTCTGCCAAAAACCAGGTTCATGCCAAAGAAGACTTAATGTCCAAGCAGGAGCAGGAAAGTGCTTTGGAGATCGAGGCACTTAGAAAGCATAGTGCTGTTCTTGAGGGAGAGGCAAATCGTCTCAGGGGAGAGATCCAAACTAAAGAAGCTGAAGTAGCCATGTTACACGTTGAAAACTGCAAGGAGTCTGAAGTGCTACAAAATCAGATTGACACTTTGAAGGCTCAAGTGGCAAGTTTGAGTGAATCCCTGAAAACTTCAACAGAGCAGGTTCAGGCTAAAGAAGATCTCTTAATTCAAAAGGAATTGGAGATTTCTCAGGAAAAGGATATATTTCAAAACAAGCTAACAAAATCTGAAGAGGAGATGAGGGGTCTCAAGGACCTAATCcaggagaaagaggaacagCTAGTCACATTAAGGAAAGAGAGCTCCATACAGACTGAGGGGCTACAGCAAGAGATCACATGTCTGAAAAACCAGCAGGATAATATGGTGGACTCTCTCACAAAGGCTGAGGAGAAGGTTCAGACCCAGCAGGTTCTGCTGAacaagcaggaagaggagagtgCCCATCAGAAAAAGCTTCTGCAGCAACAACTGTCTGCGTCTGAAGACAGAATAACGAGCATGAGAGAAGAAATCCAAGCTAAAGAGGAACAGATGATTGtgttgaaaaaacaaagttCAGACCAGTCAGAACAACTACAGCAAGAAATCTGTGACTTAAAGAAACAAGTGGAGTGTCTTAGTTCCTCCTTGAGGTCTTCTGAAGAGAATTTGCTATCAAAAGAAAGCCTCTTTGCTAAGGAGCAATTGCAGAACCGTGACCAAATGGAGGCACTACTTGCTCAGCTAGCTGTGTCTGAAGATGAGGTTAAGAGGCTAAATGTAGAGATTCATGCCAAGGAGGAACAGTTGGTTCAGCTGAAGACTGAGACTTATGCAGACTCTGAAATCTTAAGGCAGGAAGTTGATGGTCTGAAtgagcaaatacaaaaaattagCAAGTCTCTTGAATCTGCCAAAAACCAGGTTCATGCCAAAGAAGACTTAATGTCCAAGCAGGAGCAGGAAAGTGCTTTGGAGATCGAGGCACTTAGAAAGCATAGTGCTGTTCTTGAGGGAGAGGCAAATCGTCTCAGGGGAGAGATCCAAACTAAAGAAGCTGAAGTAGCCATGTTACACGTTGAAAACTGCAAGGAGTCTGAAGTGCTACAAAATCAGATTGACACTTTGAAGGCTCAAGTGGCAAGTTTGAGTGAATCCCTGAAAACTTCAACAGAGCAGGTTCAGGCTAAAGAAGATCTCTTAATTCAAAAGGAATTGGAGATTTCTCAGGAAAAGGATACATTTCAAAACAAGCTAACAAAATCTGAAGAGGAGATGAGGGGTCTCAAGGACCTAATCcaggagaaagaggaacagCTAGTCACATTAAGGAAAGAGAGCTCCATACAGACTGAGGGGCTACAGCAAGAGATCACATGTCTGAAAAACCAGCTGGATAATATGGTGGACTCTCTCACAAAGGCTGAGGAGAAGGTTCAGACCCAGCAGGTTCTGCTGAacaagcaggaagaggagagtgCCCATCAGAAAAAGCTTCTGCAGCAACAACTATCTGCATCTGAAGACAGAATAACGAGCATGAGAGAAGAAATCCAAGCTAAAGAGGAACAGATGATATTGCTTAGGACCAACAGCTCAGAGCAGTCTGACTTGTTAAATAAAGAGCTCCAAATTTTGAAGGAACACATAAAGATTCTTGGTTCTTCGCTGCAGACGGCTGAGGAAGATGTAGAGTCCAAGCAGCAGGAATTAGCTAAATGTGAAGAAGAGTTAAAAAAGCTTAAAGAGACTCAGCGTGACAAAGAAAATCTGCTCCTCAAGGCTGAAGAGACGCTTCAGAGCATCCAGACTGAGTTGTCTGTTGTCAAAACTCTCATGGCTGATAAAGACCGAAATCTCAACACTCTCAGAGAAGAATGTGCTATCCAAGCTGACTTGGTACAAAAGGCAAAGGAGGAAGCTGCATCCAATGAGAAAACTGTGGCTGACGTAAAGGAGGAGAGCTCCAGACAAACTACTGTCTTTCAACAGGAAATCCAAGATCTGAAGGAGGAAGTGaataacatttctttaaaacttCTAGCAAAGGAGCAGATGTTACTTAAGGCACAACAGGAGTCTGCTCAGCAGACTGACCTCCTCCAGCAACAGCTCACCTCAGTGAATGCAGAGCTGaaccaacacagacagatgcatgCTGTAGATCTCAAACTGAAACAGGATGTCAAGGAACTGCAGGCTGCCACCCTCAGAGAGAATGAGGCCCTTGTTGAGGAAAAAGAAGTCCTCCTGATGAGGATACATCAGGCAGAAAAGGATCAAAAATCTCTGGAGAAACAGCTTGAAAGCACGATATTGGAGAAGGAGAGACTTGCTCAAGTAAAGCAGGCTATGGAGCAAGAAAACATGGCCTCCCGTAAACTGGAATCTGTGCTTCAGCAGGAGCTTGTACTCTTGAGAGAGGACAATGAGAAACTACTGAGAGAGACTGAAAAggttgaagaaatgaagaggcTAAAAAGAGACATGCAGGAGCAGCTATCAGCTAAATCAGAGGTTGCTGAACACTACAAGGCAGAG ATGGATAAAGCAGTGAAACACTACAATGGCAAGAAACAGCTTCTTCAAGAAAGCCAACTGGAGATTGCTGAACTCAAGCATTCTTTGGATGTTAAAGAAAGCACACTAAAGGCCATTGCCATAGAAAATAAGGTACTTCAACGAGATCTTGAGAAGGCCCAAACCAATGAGAGGAAACTTTTGAAAACAGTTTCCTCTTTGAAGGCACAG CTAGAGATTCATACAAATGAAGGAAAGGATACAGATTTCTGTTATTTGGATGTTCCCAAGAGACGCTCAAGTATTCAGATGAGGGTGACGAGGACCACCAGCTCTGATAGTCTGGACCAAAGCTCTTTGGAGGACTCTCTGAACAACACAAG GAAACTTTCCGCTCCTGATGAGTCAAGCACACCGCTTATTCGTAGTTCAGAGCGCTTGGCGGCCAAACGAAGGGGTCTACATGCAGAGTCATTGGAAACACTATACTTCACCCCTATAAATGCCAGACAGGTTAACAG GATGggcatggaaaataaaatggaactGGATTCAGCCCAGAAAAATCCAAGTTCTTCTGTGAAACGGCGCAGGACCACACAG AAAACACCAGGATGCAGTGAAGGCGATGAGACTTTCTACAGTCTGGCTTCAGCTCGCTCCCACCCAAACCTCTCCAGTGCTAACTCTGCACGACCTGTGTCTGTGGAGCTTTTTGACACAGCTGCCAGAATGACTGGCGCTGCTAGCGATCAACTATCTGGTCTTCCAGGGTACAGACGAAGCACAATCCATTCACAGG CCACCAGTACATTCTGTGTGGGGGCGGAGAATGAGCCAGAGGGTGCACCTGATGATTGGATGAGGATCGCTGAGCTCCAGAGCAGGAATAAGGCCTGTCTACCTCATCTGAAGAGCAGTTACCCTGTAGAGTCTGAG ACTGGCCGTGGCAGTGCCTTCTTTTTCACAGACGAAGAACTCCGTACTGGTGACCCATCTGACACGATCCGTCGAGCGTCCACAATGCCTAGCCAGCTGCAAGAGTCCCTTGCCTCCCACCGGCACTCTGTCATGATGGGACAGTGTGGAGTCAATACTCGGTCTCATCGTCTGTCCTTAATTCCAGGCCAGCAGCAGACAAAAGCAGTTGGCTGCTCTCAGCTGAAAAGCCCGACAGGCACAAAGCGGTCTTCATCTACATTGTCTGTACATCAAACATCACCCGAG aaaaaggTGAAAGCCAGCTGTTTCCCGCGGCCCCTCACGCCCAAAAACAGGAATGTGACCAATGGACCTCAGCTTCATCCTGCCCTCAGTCCA gcTGAGCGAAGGCAGTCAATGATGTTTTGTATTGAGAACACCCCTAAATCCAACAACTACCTAAAGAAAGGGCTGAACAAATTACGCAGCTCTACAAGAAAATCCCCaggaaaaagtgcaaagaaGTCTCCTGCAACCACCAAGTACCAAGAAAACAAGCCTTCAGGAAATTCTCAGACTCGAGTGGCTCGAGGAAGCAGAGTCGGCAGCTTTAAGTCATCCCAGGTGGCAACTAAAGGACAGAGGTCTCCACAAACCAGCAGGACTGGAAAGTCTCCTGGATTAACAGCAAGTGCTCGCAAG gtgatgaggaagatgaaggtgTGA